Part of the Streptomyces sp. WMMC500 genome is shown below.
GGCGGGAGCTTCCCGCAGAACACCCTGGAGCGCAATCCCTGCAACTGCCGCATGGACAGCCTGATGTTCCTCGACCGCGAGCTGACCGACCGGCAGGTACGGGCGCAGTACCGGCTGATGGTCTCGAACCGGCCCTGAGCCGCACCCCCGTCCCCGTACAAACCCGCTCGTCGCGCACCCCCAGAACGGAGCCCCGGCATGCCCCTACCCCTCCGCCGAAAGCCCCGCCTCCTCGCCCCCGTACTCGCCGCGGCCGTGGCCGCGACCGCCTTCCTCACCGCCCCCGCCGAGGCCCGTACCGAACCGACCGCGGCCCCGGCCGCCGCGCCCGGGGACGCGATCCTCCCCAAGCCCGTGCCCGCGAAGCTCGGCCTCGTCGTCGAGGAGTACACGCAGTTCCCCAAGTCGGAGCCGACGCCCCCGCCGACCGACCCGCGACTGATGCGGCACGCCCGGATCAACGCGCTCGCCGAACTCCCCGACGGCTCGGGCCGCAAGGCGGTGCCCGACCTCAACGGCAAGCTGTACCTCGTCGAGGACGGCGCACAGCCCCGCGCGTACCTCGACGTCGGCGCCACCTTCGCGCCGCAGTTCTTCTCCGGCCAGGGCCTCGGCCAGGGCTTCGGCTACGCGGCCTTCCACCCCGGCTTCGCCCGCAACGGCATCTTCTACACCGTGCACACCGAGCTGGCCTCCACCACCGACGAGGAGCCGGACCTCACCCCCCAGCCGAACACCGGCTACCACGGCATCATCACCGAGTGGACCGCCGACGACCCGTCCGCCGACACCTTCTCCGGCACCCGCCGCGAGGTGCTGCGGCTCGGCTTCCAGGGCCGCATCCACGGCATCCAGCAGATCGCGTTCAACCCCACCGCCCGCAAGGGCGGCGCCGACTACGGCAAGCTCTACCTCGCCGTCGGCGACGGCGGCACCGGCGTCGACAACACCGAACCGCAGAACCTCGCGCTGCCGCACGGCAAGCTGCTGCGGATCGACCCCCGCGGCACCGACAGCGCCAACGGCGCGTACGGCATCCCCGCCGACAACCCCTTCGCCGACCGCCCCGGCGCCCTCGGCGAGATCTACTCCTACGGCTACCGCGACCCGCACCGCTTCAGTTGGGACACCGGCGGCAGGAACCGGATGTACCTCGGCCACATCGGCCAGCACGCCGTGGAATCCGTCTACGAGGTACGCGCCGGGGACAACTCCGGCTGGAGCGAGCGGGAGGGCCCGTTCGTCTTCGACAAGGACCCGGCCGACCCGTGCGACGCGTACAAGCCGCTGCCGCCCGACGACGACAAGTACGGCTACACCTACCCCGTGGCCGCCTACGACCACGACCCGCCGGCCGACTGGGACTGCACCTCCGACATCGGCCGCGCCGTCTCCGGCGGCTTCGTCTACCGCGGTGACGAACTGCGCAACCTGCGCGGCACGTACGTCTTCGGCGACCTCGTCGACGGCCGCGTCTTCGCCACCAGGGAGGGTGACATGGACCGCGACGCGGCCGAGATGGCCACGATCCATCAGCTCCGGCTCTACGACGCCGCCACCGGCGAGCGCGTCACGGCGCAGGACCTGGCCGGCGACACCCGCGTCGACCTGCGCTTCGGGCAGGACGCGGCGGGCGAGCTGTACCTGCTGGCGAAGGCGAACGGCAAGGTCTGGAAGGTCACCGGCACCCGCGGCCCCGCGCTGCCGTAGCCGGCGGGGAGACCGGCCCGTACGGCGGGCGCGGGCGTCAGTCCGGCGAGCCGGACTCCGCCCGCGCCCGCCGTTCCAGTTCGCGGGCGAACTCCAGCCAGGCGGCGGCGCACGACCGGGCCGCCTCCGCGACGGCCGCGCGCCAGTGCGGGGGCACGGCACCGACCAAGCCGTCCAGGCGGACCAGGTCGTTCGGTGCCAGCACGTGGGCGTCGGCCCAGGCGAGGAACGCCCGGCCGGCCGCCGTGTAGCGGACCGACGGGTCCCGGGCCAGGCCGTCCCGTACCGCGGGCCATCCGGCGGGCGGCTTTCCGGCCGCCGTACGCGGGCGGGGCGGGGCGGGGGCAGTGGGCCGGGGCGCGCCCGGGGCCGCGGGCCGGGGCGGTACGGGGTCGCGGCCCGTGCGCAGGCGGGCGCGCACGTCGTGGGCGGTGCCCACCGAGATGCCGGCCGCCCGGGCGATGGCGCGCAGCGACGCGTCGGGGTGGCGGGCGATCCACCGGCTCGCCCGCAGCCTGCCGGCCGCGGCGTCCAGCGGGCGGATCCGGCCGTCCCGGCCGACCCGGCCGCCGGCGTCCCCGCCCCCGCCCGGAACGAAGAAGCGGCGCCGGATCGCTCCCACCGTCGTCGGGGACAGGCCCGCCGCCGTGGCGACGGCGCGGTCCGACCACTGCCGGTACGTCGCGAGGATGCGGACGGCCGCGGCCTCGCGGTCGTGGAGGGAGAGCGGCAGTCCGCCGCCGGTGAGGTTGCGCTCCACGGCGCGCAGGAAGGCTTCCTTCTCGTCGCCGTCGAAGTACGTGGCGGCGACGCTCGTCTCGCCCCTGAGGCGCGCGGCGTGCACCCGGTGCATGCCGTCCACGACGCGCAGGGTGCCGCGGTGGACGAGCACCGGCGGCAGACCGGACAACGCAGCCAGCAGGTCTACGTGTTCGGGGTCCACCCCGGCGAGCCGGGGCGAGTCGGCGGGCAGCAGCGACGCCACCGGCACCGCGACCACGGCGTAAGGATCCGGATTCCTCCAGCGCGGATATCCGCCCGGCTCCGCCCTCTCCCCGCTGCTCCGCATACGCGCACTCACCCGTCGGACCGTAGGAAGCCGGCAGCCAGGACGCCCGGAAGTCGGAAAGGGCCGCATTCCGGACGGAATTCTTCCCCGCGGAATCCGCGGGGGCAACAACCGTAAATGCTCCAGCATGGGTAGTGCCCACTACCCGATCGAGCAGTGGACCGGGGCTGAGGGCGGGTCTAGCCTCCTTGATCAGTGTGCAACTCCTTACGGAATAGGGCGCGCCCTTTTGCGGATCCACCCCACGTACGAACAAGGAGAACGTCCGGTGGCGACAGTGACACGACTGCGGAACCGGCGCCTGGGATACGCGGTGGCCATCGCCACCGCGGCGGCGCTGACGGGGACCCTGACCAGTGCGGTGCCGGCGTCGTCGCAGGACGACGGCTTCGACATCGACCGTGACAACGTGCTGATGGAAGTCGTGTATCCGAAGTTCCAGCGGGTGTCGCGCGACGAGAGTTCCGGCCGCGCGGTCTCGCTTACCGTGGATCACGCGATGCTCATCGAAATGCCGTGGTTCGACGCCATCGCGCCCTATCACCCCACCGCGAAGGGCATCTTCTCCGACATACCGCGCCGCCCGGAATCCGAGCACACGACGCGCAACCAGAACATCGCGGTCACCTACGCGGCGTTCACGTCGCTGAACGCCCTGCTGCCGGAGTACAAGGACCGGTGGATCGAGATGATGGAGGCGGCGGGCCTCGATCCGAACGCCACCGCGGAGGACCCGGCCACACCCAGCGGCATCGGCATCCTCGCGGCCAAGACGGCGATGGCGGCGCGGCAGGACGACGGCAGCAACCGGGACGGCGGCATGGGCGGCCGCAAGTACCACAAGAAGCCCTACGCGGACTACACCGGCTACCGGCCCGTCAACTCCGTGTACGAGCTGCGCAATCCGTCACGCTGGCAGCCGAACACGTCCTCGACGCGGGACGTCTACAAGAACCAGCAGTTCGCGACCCCGTACTACGGCAGGGTGAAGCCGTTCACGTACGACAGCCCGCGCGAGTTCAAGGTCTCTCCGCCGGTGAACAGCAACCACCACAACCACCGCGCCTACAAGCGCCAGGCGGACGAGGTGCTCAGGGCGTCGGCGAGCCTCACCGACGAGCAGAAGATGGCCGCCGAGCTGTTCAACGACAAGGTGCTTACCTTCGGGCAGTACGCGGGCACCCCGGTGGTGCTGGCGGGCAACCTGAACACCGAGCAGACCGTGCACTACATCACCATGTCCGACGTCGCGTTCGTCGACGTCACCATCGCCACCTGGTACTACAAGCGCAAGTTCGACTCGGTGCGGCCGGGCAGCGCCGTCGATTACCTGTACGGCGACCGGAAGGTGACCGCGTGGGGCGGGCCCGGGCAGGGCACCGTCGACGACATCACCGGCGGCGAGTGGCAGGGCTACCTGGACTCCGTCTCCGCCGACCACCCCGAGTACCCGTCCGCCAGCTCCGCGCTCTGCCTCGCCTTCGCCGCGCAGGTGCGGCAGTTCACCGGCACCGACCAGATCAAGGTCACCGCCGCGTTCCCGAAGGGGTCGTCGCTGGTCGAGCCGGGTGTCACCCCGGCCGCCGACATCACGCTGCAGTGGAACAGTTGGACGGAGTTCGCCGAGGACTGCGGCGAGAGCCGGATCTGGGCGGGCGAGAACTTCCGGTCCTCGGTCGAGGCGGCGGAGCAGTACGCGCCCGAGATCGGCGACATGAGCTACGAGTTCGTCCAGCGGAAGGTGAACGGCGGCTGACCGGAAGCGGAGAAGGACCCGGCGCCGGCCGCCGGCGGGAGACATCCGTCCCGCCGGCGGCCAGCGCCGTCGGCGGTTCCGCCGGCAGCCCGCCGTCCCGGGCCGCAGCCGGGAAGGCCGTACGGGCCCTCCCGGCGGCGGCCGTCAGCGGGCCGGATCCGCGCCCCGGACGCGCCGCACCACCGCGGCCGAGTCCGCGGGCGCCCTGTTGCCGCGCCACGCCACGTGCTGGTCGGGCCGGAGCAGGACGAGGTCCCGCTCCCACAGCTCGCGGGCACGCCGGTCCCGTACCACCGCGTGCCGGACGGGCAGGCCCTGTGCGGCGGCGGTGTCCAGCAGCGGCCCGGCGCGGCCGTCGCCGGCGAAGTCGACGAGGGTGAACTCCTGGGCGAGGAGGTCGAACAGCGGGGTGCCGTCCGCCAGCGGCACGCTGGGCGGACGGCCGCCGGGCCAGGTCGTCGGCGTGTACGCGGCGGGGCTCCAGCCGGGCGCCGCGCCGTCCTCGTGACAGACGACGGGCGAGGCGTCGTAGCGGTAGCCGAGTTCGACGCCGCGGTACTCGTTCTCGCCGCGCTCGGCGTCCAGGAAGCCGGCGACGCCGTCGACCGGGACGCCTTCGCGCAGCAGCGCGCCGGCCCGCATGTGCACGCCGATGTGCCGGTGCGAGGTGCGCATGTTGCGCAGCCCGACGGGGCGGCGGTCGGTCTCGTAGCTGTCCAGCAGCGCGGGACCGCCGGTGTGCCCGACCAGCGCCGCGACCTTCCAGGCCGCGTCCATCGCGTCGCCGATGCCGGTGTTCATCCCGTACGCGCCGGTGGGGAACATGCGGTGCGCGG
Proteins encoded:
- a CDS encoding PQQ-dependent sugar dehydrogenase; this encodes MPLPLRRKPRLLAPVLAAAVAATAFLTAPAEARTEPTAAPAAAPGDAILPKPVPAKLGLVVEEYTQFPKSEPTPPPTDPRLMRHARINALAELPDGSGRKAVPDLNGKLYLVEDGAQPRAYLDVGATFAPQFFSGQGLGQGFGYAAFHPGFARNGIFYTVHTELASTTDEEPDLTPQPNTGYHGIITEWTADDPSADTFSGTRREVLRLGFQGRIHGIQQIAFNPTARKGGADYGKLYLAVGDGGTGVDNTEPQNLALPHGKLLRIDPRGTDSANGAYGIPADNPFADRPGALGEIYSYGYRDPHRFSWDTGGRNRMYLGHIGQHAVESVYEVRAGDNSGWSEREGPFVFDKDPADPCDAYKPLPPDDDKYGYTYPVAAYDHDPPADWDCTSDIGRAVSGGFVYRGDELRNLRGTYVFGDLVDGRVFATREGDMDRDAAEMATIHQLRLYDAATGERVTAQDLAGDTRVDLRFGQDAAGELYLLAKANGKVWKVTGTRGPALP
- a CDS encoding vanadium-dependent haloperoxidase; this encodes MATVTRLRNRRLGYAVAIATAAALTGTLTSAVPASSQDDGFDIDRDNVLMEVVYPKFQRVSRDESSGRAVSLTVDHAMLIEMPWFDAIAPYHPTAKGIFSDIPRRPESEHTTRNQNIAVTYAAFTSLNALLPEYKDRWIEMMEAAGLDPNATAEDPATPSGIGILAAKTAMAARQDDGSNRDGGMGGRKYHKKPYADYTGYRPVNSVYELRNPSRWQPNTSSTRDVYKNQQFATPYYGRVKPFTYDSPREFKVSPPVNSNHHNHRAYKRQADEVLRASASLTDEQKMAAELFNDKVLTFGQYAGTPVVLAGNLNTEQTVHYITMSDVAFVDVTIATWYYKRKFDSVRPGSAVDYLYGDRKVTAWGGPGQGTVDDITGGEWQGYLDSVSADHPEYPSASSALCLAFAAQVRQFTGTDQIKVTAAFPKGSSLVEPGVTPAADITLQWNSWTEFAEDCGESRIWAGENFRSSVEAAEQYAPEIGDMSYEFVQRKVNGG